The Halorubrum sp. BV1 genome contains the following window.
GCGAGGCGCTCGAACTAATGTACGACCACAAGATCGAGCGGGTCCCGATCGTCGACGACGACGACGGCCTCGTCGGACTCGTCACGATGCAGGGCATCTTACAGCGACGCGAGCACGAGGAGGCGGCACGCGACGAACGAGGCCGTCTGATCGCCGGCGTCGCCGTCGGTCCGTTCGAGGAGGAGCGCGCGGTCGCGGCCGACGAGGCGGACGTCGACGTGATATTCATCGATTGTGCCCACGCCCACAACCTCAACGTGCTCGACTCGGCGCGGGCGATCAAAGAGACGGTCGACGCCGACGTCGTCGTCGGCAACGTCGGAACGCGCGAGGCCGCCGAGGCCGCCGTCGACTTCGCAGACGGACTGAAAGTCGGTATCGGCCCCGGCTCGATCTGTACGACTCGCGTGGTGAGCGGTGCGGGGATGCCGCAGATGACCGCGGTCTCCGAGGTCGCAGACGTGGCGGCCGAACACGACGTCCCCGTGATCGCCGACGGGGGGATTCGCTACTCCGGTGACGCGATCAAGGCGCTCGCCGCCGGAGCAAACGCGGTCATGCTCGGGTCGTACTTCGCCGGTACCGACGAGGCACCGGGGCGCGTCATCACGATGCAGGGGAAAAAGTACAAACAGTATCGCGGGATGGGCTCCGTCGGCGCGATGAAATCCGGCGGCGGCGACCGGTACCTGAAAGAGGAGAGCGAAGACGAGGAGTTCGTCCCGGAGGGCGTCGAGGCCGCGACGCCGTACAAGGGAAGCCTCGCCTCCGAACTCCACCAGCTCACGGGGGGAATGCGGTCCGGAATGGGATACGTGGGCGCAGAGACGATTCCCGGACTCCACGAGCGCGCCGAGTTCGTCCGCGTTTCGAGCGCCGGTCAGACGGAAGGCCATCCGCACGACGTGATGATCACCGACGAAGCCCCGAACTACAGCCCGAACGAGTGACGTGAGCGGGAGTCGGCCCCCTCGACCGCCGAGAGACGAAAGCGGCGACGCGGGCCAGAAAAGGTATTTTAATATAGGCCGCGCAGAGACCAATCGTGTGAGCGAACACCTCGTCGCTCCGGTCATTCATGAGTGAGCAATCGCCGCTCGTCCTCGTGGTCGAGGACGAGCCCGACCTGGCCGACCTGTACGCAGCGTGGCTCAGCGACGATTATAGCGTGTTGACCGCGTACGGTGGTCAGGAAGCGCTCGATCAGATCGACGAGGCCGACGACGACGTGGACGCGATTCTCCTCGACAGGCGGATGCCCGGTCTCTCCGGGGACGAAGTGCTCGCAGCCGTCAGAGAGCGCGGGATCGACTGTCGCGTGGCGATGGTCACCGCGGTCGAGCCGGACTTCGACATCTTGCAGATGGGATTCGACGACTACCTCGTGAAGCCGGTCACGAGCGACACCCTCCGCGAGACGGTAGACGGCCTGTTGCGCCGCGGCGAGTACGACACGGACGTACAGGAACTGTTCTCGTTGACCTCGAAGAAGGCGATACTAGAAACGGAAAAGAGCGCCACGGAGCTGGCGGACAACGAGGAGTACCAAGATCTGACGGAGCGTATCGAGAACCTCCGATCGAAGGCGGACAACTCGCTTGAAGCGGTGACCGAAGACGACGACTTCGAGCGGCTATTCTCCGAGTTCGACGTTGAGGAGTGACCGGCGACGGCCCGCACCGTCGAAACGTCGACACCCGACGCCCGGATTCCGCGGCGACTGTTTAAATACTACCACGCCGAATCGACGGTCGAATGCGCGTTCGGGACCTTCCGCTTTCCGCGTCGTCCGTCGATCACTTCGCCGATCGCGGGGTCCGAGAGCTGTACCCGCCGCAGGCGGCCGCGGTCGACGCGGGGGTCTGTGAGGGTTCGAACGTCGTCGCGGCCATCCCGACCGCCTCCGGCAAGACGTTCATCGCACAGTTGGGCCTGCTGACCGCAGACGGCCCGGGGTTGTACGTCTGCCCGCTCCGAGCGCTCGCCCGCGAAAAGTACGAGTCGTTCGCGTCGCTCCCCGGCCTCGAGGTGGGGATCTCAACCGGCGACTTTGACGCGTCAGGTGAGGATCTCGCCGGCAACGACGTCATCGTCGCCACGTCGGAGAAGGTCGATTCGGCGATCCGAAACGGCGCGTCGTGGGTCGACGAGTTGGCCTGTGTCGTCGTCGACGAAGTGCACCTCCTCGACGCGGAGCGTCGCGGCCCGACCCTCGAAGTAACGATCGCGACGCTCCGTCGACAGAACCCCGACGTACAGGTCGTCGCGCTCTCGGCGACCGTCGACAATCCGGAGGCGATCGCGGGATGGCTGGACGCGACGCTCATCGAGTCGGACTGGCGACCGGTCGATCTCCGTACCGGCGTTGCCGTCGGCGGATCGGTCGCGTTCGACGACGGGACGACCCGCGAGGTCCCGCTCGACGAACCGGATCGGGCCAACGGACGCGACGGTGACGCCAGCAGTGGCGGCGGTGACGCCAGCAGTGGCGGCGGTGACACGGGCAACAGCACCGGTGACGCTGGCGGCGACGACGACGGCGAGACGGGACCCGACGACACCGAGGTCGCGGCTGCGCTCGTCGCAGACACGGTCGCCGAGGGCGGCCAGTGTCTCGCGTTCGTTCGGTCGCGGGCGGAGGCGGTGTCGCTGGCGGAGCGGCTCGCCGCCGACGGTCTC
Protein-coding sequences here:
- the guaB gene encoding IMP dehydrogenase codes for the protein MATDSGQFSAKLDVPEALTFDDVLLRPKESRVEPDDADLSSYVSKNVELTVPVLSAAMDTVTESDLAIAMAREGGLGVLHRNMTVEETATEVERVKRAHELVIRRENVVTVSPDDTVRDADTLMEREGVSGAPVVDDDDTVLGIISGTDIRPYLEVGEDDAVSEAMTDEVITAPEDVDAREALELMYDHKIERVPIVDDDDGLVGLVTMQGILQRREHEEAARDERGRLIAGVAVGPFEEERAVAADEADVDVIFIDCAHAHNLNVLDSARAIKETVDADVVVGNVGTREAAEAAVDFADGLKVGIGPGSICTTRVVSGAGMPQMTAVSEVADVAAEHDVPVIADGGIRYSGDAIKALAAGANAVMLGSYFAGTDEAPGRVITMQGKKYKQYRGMGSVGAMKSGGGDRYLKEESEDEEFVPEGVEAATPYKGSLASELHQLTGGMRSGMGYVGAETIPGLHERAEFVRVSSAGQTEGHPHDVMITDEAPNYSPNE
- a CDS encoding HalX domain-containing protein, whose translation is MSEQSPLVLVVEDEPDLADLYAAWLSDDYSVLTAYGGQEALDQIDEADDDVDAILLDRRMPGLSGDEVLAAVRERGIDCRVAMVTAVEPDFDILQMGFDDYLVKPVTSDTLRETVDGLLRRGEYDTDVQELFSLTSKKAILETEKSATELADNEEYQDLTERIENLRSKADNSLEAVTEDDDFERLFSEFDVEE